One genomic region from Streptomyces sp. NBC_01431 encodes:
- a CDS encoding helix-turn-helix domain-containing protein: MTVDKSGPSSATEPTGHSDLGRRIAERRAALGLSREEVAERSGAATTYIAYLEERAAAPGRGVLIRLADALRTSVDELSGTTVDLPPGRASAARDAALVSLDEDECRRLLSTHGVGRVATYGTNGPAVLPVNYVLAGAGVAFRTSEQGALAEASGTEVAFEVDHIDDAMRRGWSVLAVGQLERVTDDAAVRRLEDTARSLPWAGGDRPLWMTVAPQRLTGRRIDHE; the protein is encoded by the coding sequence ATGACTGTCGACAAGTCCGGACCGTCATCCGCCACGGAACCAACGGGCCACAGTGACCTCGGGCGGCGGATCGCGGAGCGCCGCGCGGCACTCGGGCTCAGCCGCGAAGAGGTGGCAGAGCGCAGCGGGGCCGCCACCACATACATCGCCTATCTGGAAGAACGCGCCGCCGCACCCGGACGCGGCGTCTTGATACGCCTCGCGGACGCACTGCGCACCAGCGTGGACGAGCTGTCCGGCACGACCGTCGACCTGCCGCCGGGCAGGGCGTCCGCCGCCAGGGACGCCGCGTTGGTGTCCCTCGACGAGGACGAGTGCCGCCGACTGCTGTCGACCCACGGCGTGGGGCGCGTGGCCACGTATGGAACCAACGGGCCGGCCGTGCTTCCGGTGAACTATGTGCTGGCCGGGGCGGGTGTGGCCTTCCGCACATCGGAGCAGGGCGCGCTCGCCGAGGCCTCGGGCACCGAAGTGGCCTTCGAGGTGGATCACATCGACGACGCCATGCGCCGGGGCTGGAGCGTGCTGGCGGTCGGGCAGCTCGAAAGAGTCACGGACGACGCTGCCGTGCGCCGGCTGGAGGACACCGCCCGCTCCCTGCCGTGGGCGGGAGGCGATCGCCCGCTGTGGATGACCGTCGCACCACAGCGGCTCACGGGACGCCGCATCGACCACGAGTGA
- a CDS encoding CBS domain-containing protein has product MADSRYTVADVMTTTVVTVTPDAGFKEIVVAMGRWRVTAVPVIEGEARVVGVVSEADLLTKEEFQGQQPGMIEQMRRLDETAKAGSSLAKDLMTSPAVTIHADATLPQAARLMAGRGVKRLPVVDNSGVLKGIVSRADLLKIFLRSDADLAAEVRGEVVDRLFALSHQHVRVQVEDGIVTLSGSVRDSDLIPIAERLAMTIEGVVDVNCTLTGP; this is encoded by the coding sequence ATGGCCGACAGCCGTTACACCGTCGCCGATGTGATGACCACGACCGTCGTCACCGTCACGCCCGACGCCGGGTTCAAGGAGATCGTCGTGGCCATGGGCCGGTGGAGGGTCACAGCCGTGCCCGTCATCGAGGGCGAGGCCAGGGTCGTGGGCGTGGTCTCGGAGGCCGACCTGCTCACGAAGGAGGAGTTCCAGGGGCAACAGCCCGGCATGATCGAACAGATGCGCCGACTGGACGAGACCGCGAAGGCGGGCTCTTCTTTGGCCAAGGACCTGATGACATCTCCCGCCGTCACCATTCACGCCGACGCGACTCTCCCGCAGGCCGCCCGTCTGATGGCCGGACGGGGTGTCAAGCGGCTGCCCGTCGTGGACAACAGCGGGGTGCTCAAGGGGATCGTCAGCCGGGCCGACCTGCTCAAGATCTTCCTACGGTCGGACGCCGACCTCGCCGCAGAGGTTCGCGGCGAGGTCGTCGACCGGCTCTTCGCCCTCTCCCACCAGCACGTACGGGTCCAGGTGGAGGACGGCATCGTCACGCTGTCGGGGTCGGTGCGGGACAGCGACCTCATTCCGATCGCTGAACGCCTCGCCATGACCATCGAGGGTGTGGTGGACGTGAACTGCACTCTGACCGGACCGTAG
- a CDS encoding universal stress protein → MNSSIIVGIDGSAESLDAADWAAREALRRGLPLHLLHAGDTPDARTGLPELDAPAALVGHVLDRAARALAFAHPALEIVRRRVPGPPAEALVAAAGSAEALVLGSRGFTGFAGFLVGSVALAVAARADRPVVLVRAGERIEDEHWDSAAGPYRPVVLGLDLDHPCDELVEYAFDAATVRRAPLLVVHTWMVPLAPSGAADDPEEEKMRALAAVLTPWRHKYPDTEVTERSVHGRAAHHLLVASTKASLLVVGRSIPFGPRLGPVAHSVIHHSLCPVAVVAHV, encoded by the coding sequence ATGAACAGCAGCATCATCGTCGGCATCGACGGCTCGGCCGAGAGCCTGGACGCCGCTGACTGGGCGGCCAGGGAAGCACTCCGCCGAGGACTGCCGCTTCATCTGCTGCACGCGGGCGACACCCCGGACGCCCGCACCGGCCTGCCGGAACTCGATGCGCCGGCCGCCCTGGTGGGCCATGTGCTGGACCGGGCGGCGAGGGCCCTGGCCTTCGCCCACCCCGCCCTCGAAATCGTCCGCCGACGGGTACCGGGGCCGCCGGCCGAGGCCCTGGTGGCCGCGGCCGGATCCGCCGAGGCCCTTGTCCTGGGGTCCCGCGGGTTCACCGGGTTCGCCGGATTCCTGGTCGGCTCGGTCGCCCTTGCGGTCGCGGCACGGGCCGACCGCCCGGTCGTCCTCGTCAGGGCGGGGGAGCGGATCGAGGACGAGCACTGGGACTCGGCGGCCGGCCCCTATCGCCCGGTCGTCCTGGGCCTCGATCTGGACCATCCGTGCGACGAGCTCGTCGAGTACGCCTTCGACGCGGCGACGGTGCGCCGGGCGCCGCTGCTCGTGGTGCACACCTGGATGGTGCCCCTGGCGCCCTCCGGTGCCGCGGATGATCCCGAGGAGGAGAAGATGCGGGCCTTGGCAGCGGTGTTGACACCATGGCGGCACAAGTACCCCGACACGGAAGTCACGGAGCGATCGGTCCACGGCCGTGCCGCACACCACCTCCTCGTGGCGTCCACCAAGGCGAGCCTGCTGGTGGTCGGCCGCAGCATCCCCTTTGGCCCTCGTCTGGGGCCGGTTGCGCACTCCGTGATCCACCACAGCCTGTGCCCCGTTGCAGTGGTGGCACACGTCTAG
- a CDS encoding MBL fold metallo-hydrolase — translation MPDTLPGPVTPRPALLRFLGGVRTVTGSKFLVESDHARILVDCGLFQGLADLRRRNWAPLPCDASDIHAVVVTHAHLDHCGYLPRLVRHGFRGPILTSAHTARLAGIVLRDSARLQMETARHANENRWSRHRPAKPLYDDADVDQTLRYFDPVPMGADVEIMAGTRLRLHHGGHILGSAWAHLILEDGHTLATSGDLGRPGHPLLLPPEPFSGADVLLMESTYGDRLHDPETGRAEFTAVLTRTLARGGTAVIPAFAIDRTEVVLHELAELRRAGTIPPSVPVYVDSPMALAALDVYRDAITARSPELRPEILAQGAGTLSPEPFLAARTVQESIDINRTSGPAIIVSSAGMATGGRVLHHLKRLLPDPRNAVLVVGFAAAGTRARDLVDGARTLKMFGEYIPVRAEVADVPHLSAHADAAQIIDWLRGAPPPRTTYLIHGEEDSARALRDRIDHELGWTAVVPRSGEAVLVR, via the coding sequence ATGCCCGACACGCTCCCGGGCCCGGTCACTCCCAGACCGGCGCTGCTCAGGTTCCTCGGCGGTGTGCGCACCGTGACCGGCAGCAAGTTCCTCGTGGAGAGCGATCACGCGCGCATCCTCGTCGACTGCGGCCTCTTCCAGGGTCTCGCGGACCTGCGGCGCCGCAACTGGGCCCCGCTGCCCTGTGACGCCTCCGACATCCATGCGGTGGTCGTCACCCACGCCCATCTGGATCACTGCGGCTATCTGCCGCGCCTGGTACGGCACGGCTTCCGGGGGCCGATCCTGACCAGTGCGCACACCGCGCGGCTCGCCGGGATCGTGCTCCGTGACAGCGCCCGCCTCCAGATGGAGACCGCCCGGCACGCCAATGAGAACCGGTGGTCCAGACACCGGCCCGCGAAGCCGCTGTACGACGACGCCGATGTCGACCAGACCCTTCGGTACTTCGATCCGGTGCCGATGGGTGCCGATGTCGAGATCATGGCGGGCACCCGGCTGCGGCTCCATCACGGCGGGCACATCCTCGGCTCGGCGTGGGCCCATCTCATCCTTGAGGACGGGCACACACTTGCCACCAGTGGCGACCTCGGCCGTCCCGGGCACCCCCTCCTGCTGCCCCCCGAACCGTTCTCGGGAGCGGACGTGCTGCTGATGGAGTCGACGTACGGCGACCGTCTGCACGACCCGGAGACGGGCCGCGCCGAGTTCACCGCAGTCCTCACCCGGACCCTCGCACGGGGCGGGACGGCCGTCATTCCCGCGTTCGCGATCGACCGCACGGAGGTCGTCCTGCACGAACTGGCCGAACTGCGCAGGGCCGGGACGATTCCCCCGTCGGTGCCGGTGTACGTCGACAGCCCCATGGCGCTGGCCGCTCTCGACGTCTACCGCGACGCGATCACGGCCAGGTCCCCCGAACTGCGCCCGGAGATCCTGGCGCAGGGGGCGGGCACGCTCAGTCCCGAGCCCTTCCTCGCCGCCCGCACCGTCCAGGAGTCCATCGACATCAACCGCACGAGCGGCCCCGCCATCATCGTGTCCTCCGCGGGCATGGCCACCGGAGGCCGTGTCCTGCACCACCTCAAGCGGCTGCTGCCCGATCCCCGCAACGCGGTCCTCGTCGTCGGGTTCGCGGCGGCCGGCACCCGCGCCCGCGACCTGGTGGACGGCGCCCGGACGCTCAAGATGTTCGGCGAATACATACCGGTACGCGCCGAGGTGGCGGACGTGCCGCACCTCTCGGCGCATGCGGACGCCGCGCAGATCATCGACTGGCTGCGTGGCGCTCCGCCGCCCCGCACCACGTACCTCATCCACGGCGAGGAGGATTCGGCCCGCGCGCTGCGGGACCGCATCGATCACGAACTGGGCTGGACCGCTGTCGTTCCGCGCTCGGGCGAGGCGGTACTGGTCCGTTGA
- a CDS encoding zinc-dependent alcohol dehydrogenase family protein, producing MKALVYQGPGQTSWQDVPDPDIKDAGDAIVRVDAVTICGTDLHIVKGDVPDVVPGRILGHEAVGTVVETGGDVTTVRPGDRVLISCISACGRCRFCREGRYGQCRGGGGWVLGHTIDGTQAEYVRVPFADLSVYPLPSAVDSYDAVLLADIFPTSYEVGVLNGQVGPGDTVVVVGAGPIGLAAITTARLYSPGRVIAVDLAESRLHAARELGADATANAEEEPERLVADLTDGLGADVVMEAVGVPEAFEMCTRMVRPGGRVANIGVHGKPAALHLEDLWIKDVTITTGLVDTRSTPMLLRMMAAGHLPASSLITHRFELGQMEEAYDVFSRAGDTGALKVALGAPQHATVATSGQA from the coding sequence ATGAAGGCACTCGTTTACCAAGGACCCGGGCAGACGTCCTGGCAGGACGTACCGGACCCCGACATCAAAGACGCCGGGGACGCGATCGTCCGCGTCGACGCCGTGACCATCTGCGGAACCGACCTCCACATCGTCAAGGGGGACGTACCCGATGTGGTGCCCGGCCGGATTCTTGGCCACGAGGCCGTCGGCACCGTGGTGGAGACGGGCGGGGACGTCACGACGGTCCGCCCTGGCGACCGTGTGCTGATCTCCTGCATCTCCGCGTGCGGCCGTTGCCGCTTCTGTCGCGAGGGCCGGTACGGGCAGTGCCGAGGGGGCGGCGGCTGGGTGCTCGGCCACACCATCGACGGCACCCAGGCCGAATATGTGCGGGTGCCGTTCGCAGACCTCTCGGTGTACCCGCTGCCCAGTGCCGTCGACAGTTACGACGCGGTCCTGCTGGCGGACATCTTCCCCACGTCCTACGAAGTCGGCGTCCTGAACGGCCAGGTGGGGCCCGGAGACACCGTCGTCGTGGTCGGTGCCGGCCCGATCGGCCTCGCCGCGATCACGACCGCCCGCCTGTACTCGCCGGGCCGCGTCATCGCGGTGGACCTCGCGGAGTCGCGGCTCCATGCCGCCCGCGAGCTGGGCGCGGACGCGACCGCGAACGCCGAGGAGGAGCCGGAACGACTGGTGGCGGACCTGACCGACGGTCTGGGCGCCGACGTCGTGATGGAAGCCGTGGGTGTTCCGGAAGCCTTCGAGATGTGCACCCGTATGGTCCGCCCCGGCGGACGGGTCGCGAACATCGGGGTCCACGGCAAGCCCGCTGCCCTCCACCTCGAGGACCTGTGGATCAAGGACGTCACGATCACCACCGGGCTCGTGGACACACGCTCCACGCCGATGCTGCTGCGCATGATGGCAGCGGGACACCTCCCCGCCTCCTCCCTGATCACCCACCGCTTCGAGCTGGGCCAGATGGAAGAGGCGTACGACGTCTTCTCGCGGGCGGGTGACACCGGCGCTCTGAAGGTGGCCCTCGGCGCCCCTCAGCACGCCACCGTGGCCACTTCGGGCCAGGCATGA
- a CDS encoding phosphoketolase family protein, translating to MTKDRPVDLSALNAHWRAANYLAAGQIYLMRNPLLTEPLRPEHIKPRLLGHWGTSPGLNLVHTHLNRVIKDRGLDCVCIWGPGHGGPAVLANSWLDGSYSRVYPDVSRDATGMAELFRQFSFPGGVPSHVAPETPGSIHEGGELGYSLAHAYGAALDNPGLLVACVIGDGEAETGPLAASWHANKFLDPVHDGAVLPILHLNGYKIANPTVLSRIPETELDALLTGYGYEPLHVSGSDPDKVHMEMARAMDRALDWIAADRQSGGRPRRPVIVLRTPKGWTGPAEVDGLPVEGTWRSHQVPLANVRENPEHLRQLEAWLRSYRPEELFGADGRPREQVLACVPDGDLRLGTNSHANGGLLTRALPIPPLEHFAVPVDKPGATLHEPTRVLGRLLAQVMADTAERRDFRVVGPDETESNRLGALFEVTNKAWQAEVLDTDEHLGPDGRVMEILSEHVCQGWLEGYNLTGRHGLFSCYEAFVHIVDSMVNQHIKWLKTARQLSWRAPVPSLNYLLTSHVWRQDHNGFSHQDPGFVDHVLNKSPDVVRVYLPPDTNTLLSVADHVLRSRDYVNVIVAGKQPCFDWLSLEEARTHCARGAGTWEWAGTEDGSREPDVVLACAGDVPTQEVLAAAALLRRHLPDLVVRVVNVVDLAKLLPHEEHPHGMTGAEYDALFTCHSPVIFAYHGYPWLIHRLAYRRTGHANLHVRGYKESGTTTTPFDMVVRNDLDRYRLVMDVIDRVPGLAVRATAVRQLMADTRTRHHAWIREHGTDLPEVADWTWAG from the coding sequence ATGACGAAGGACCGACCGGTGGACCTGAGCGCTCTGAACGCGCATTGGAGGGCGGCGAACTACCTGGCCGCCGGGCAGATCTACCTGATGCGCAACCCGCTCCTGACCGAACCGCTCAGGCCCGAGCACATCAAGCCGCGTCTCCTCGGTCACTGGGGCACCTCGCCGGGCCTCAACCTGGTCCACACCCACCTCAACAGGGTGATCAAGGACCGTGGGCTGGACTGCGTGTGCATCTGGGGGCCGGGTCACGGCGGGCCGGCCGTGCTGGCCAACTCCTGGCTGGACGGCTCCTACTCGCGGGTCTACCCGGACGTGAGCCGCGACGCCACGGGCATGGCCGAGCTGTTCCGCCAGTTCTCCTTCCCCGGCGGGGTGCCCAGCCATGTGGCACCCGAGACACCGGGTTCGATCCACGAGGGCGGCGAGCTCGGCTACTCCCTGGCACACGCGTACGGCGCGGCCCTCGACAACCCCGGCCTGCTGGTGGCCTGCGTGATCGGGGACGGTGAGGCCGAGACCGGGCCGCTCGCCGCGTCGTGGCACGCCAACAAGTTCCTCGACCCGGTCCACGACGGCGCGGTCCTGCCGATCCTGCACCTGAACGGGTACAAAATCGCCAACCCGACGGTCCTGTCGCGCATCCCCGAGACCGAACTCGACGCGCTGCTCACGGGGTACGGCTACGAACCCCTGCACGTGTCCGGGTCCGACCCCGACAAGGTCCACATGGAGATGGCGCGTGCGATGGACCGAGCCCTGGACTGGATCGCCGCCGACAGGCAGTCGGGGGGCCGCCCGCGCCGGCCGGTGATCGTCCTGCGCACGCCCAAGGGCTGGACGGGTCCGGCGGAAGTCGACGGCCTGCCGGTCGAGGGAACCTGGCGGTCGCACCAGGTACCCCTGGCGAACGTCCGGGAAAACCCCGAGCATCTGCGGCAGTTGGAGGCGTGGCTCCGTTCGTACCGGCCGGAGGAACTGTTCGGAGCCGACGGCCGGCCCCGCGAGCAGGTGCTGGCCTGCGTCCCCGACGGCGACCTGCGCCTCGGCACCAACTCCCACGCCAACGGGGGCCTGCTCACCCGCGCCCTGCCGATCCCGCCGCTGGAGCACTTCGCCGTGCCGGTCGACAAGCCCGGAGCGACACTGCACGAACCGACGCGGGTCCTGGGGCGGCTCCTCGCTCAGGTCATGGCCGACACCGCCGAGCGGCGCGACTTCCGGGTGGTCGGCCCGGACGAAACCGAATCCAACCGCCTGGGCGCGCTGTTCGAAGTCACCAACAAGGCGTGGCAGGCCGAAGTCCTGGACACCGACGAACACCTCGGCCCCGACGGACGGGTGATGGAGATCCTGTCCGAACACGTCTGCCAGGGGTGGCTGGAAGGCTACAACCTCACCGGCCGGCACGGGCTGTTCTCCTGCTACGAGGCATTCGTCCACATCGTCGATTCCATGGTCAACCAGCACATCAAGTGGCTCAAGACCGCGCGGCAGCTCTCGTGGCGCGCTCCCGTACCGTCCCTGAACTACCTTCTGACCTCGCACGTCTGGCGCCAGGACCACAACGGCTTCTCGCACCAGGACCCCGGCTTCGTCGACCACGTACTCAACAAGAGCCCGGACGTCGTGCGCGTGTACCTTCCGCCGGACACCAACACGCTGCTCTCGGTGGCGGACCATGTCCTGCGCTCGCGCGACTACGTCAATGTGATCGTCGCCGGCAAGCAGCCCTGCTTCGACTGGCTGTCGCTGGAGGAGGCCCGTACGCACTGCGCACGCGGCGCCGGAACCTGGGAGTGGGCCGGGACCGAGGACGGATCCCGGGAGCCCGATGTGGTCCTCGCCTGCGCCGGTGACGTGCCGACCCAGGAGGTGCTCGCCGCGGCGGCGTTGCTCCGCCGTCATCTCCCCGACCTGGTGGTGCGGGTGGTCAACGTCGTCGATCTGGCGAAGTTGCTGCCCCACGAGGAACATCCGCACGGGATGACCGGCGCGGAATACGACGCGCTGTTCACGTGCCACTCGCCCGTGATCTTCGCGTATCACGGCTACCCCTGGCTGATCCACCGCCTCGCGTACCGCCGCACCGGCCACGCGAACCTGCACGTGCGCGGATACAAGGAATCCGGTACCACGACCACGCCCTTCGACATGGTCGTCCGCAACGACCTCGACCGCTACCGCTTGGTCATGGACGTCATCGACCGCGTCCCGGGCCTCGCCGTGCGGGCCACCGCCGTGCGCCAGCTCATGGCGGACACCCGCACCCGCCACCACGCGTGGATCCGTGAGCACGGCACCGACCTGCCCGAGGTCGCCGACTGGACCTGGGCCGGATGA
- a CDS encoding Acg family FMN-binding oxidoreductase → MPSPHPDTAAVTSLVEDAITAPSMHNAQPWKFHHRSGTRTIELHGDRERTMPRTDPEGRALHLGCGAALFNLRVGAAKAGFEPVTRLLPSPGDPWHLADVELREASLPDDEMRGMYPALRRRHTSRFPFTDEEVPGAILDGLQAAALLEGARLLVPDAWHVDVLLGLVQDAEHYEAVDQAAREETERWTSLPDEGSRADGIPASAFGPRQSGASAPVRDFGGRRPDPDRVTARFERRPQIAILGTELDTPLDWLRAGQAMQRVLLRATLDGVVTSMTSQPLEWPELRWTARDPVSAMGHVHMIMRLGYGPEGPPTPRRPAREVLTIV, encoded by the coding sequence GTGCCCTCACCACACCCGGACACCGCCGCCGTGACCTCCCTGGTCGAGGACGCCATCACGGCACCCTCCATGCACAACGCCCAACCATGGAAGTTCCACCACCGGTCGGGCACCCGCACCATCGAGCTGCACGGCGACCGCGAACGGACCATGCCCCGCACCGATCCCGAAGGCCGCGCCCTGCATCTGGGCTGCGGGGCCGCCCTCTTCAATCTGCGGGTCGGCGCCGCGAAAGCCGGATTCGAGCCGGTGACACGGCTGCTCCCCTCCCCCGGCGACCCCTGGCACCTGGCCGACGTGGAACTCCGCGAAGCCTCACTGCCGGACGACGAGATGCGAGGTATGTATCCCGCGCTGCGACGCCGTCACACGAGCCGTTTCCCCTTCACCGACGAGGAGGTGCCGGGCGCGATCCTCGACGGACTTCAGGCAGCCGCTCTCCTGGAAGGCGCCAGGCTGCTCGTGCCCGACGCCTGGCACGTCGACGTCCTGCTCGGCCTCGTCCAGGATGCCGAACATTACGAGGCCGTCGACCAGGCGGCCCGGGAGGAGACAGAACGCTGGACGAGCCTCCCGGACGAAGGATCACGCGCCGATGGAATTCCGGCGTCCGCCTTCGGGCCTCGTCAGTCGGGCGCGAGCGCTCCGGTACGGGACTTCGGCGGCCGGCGCCCCGACCCCGACCGTGTGACCGCCCGCTTCGAACGCCGTCCCCAGATCGCGATCCTGGGCACGGAGCTGGACACGCCCCTGGACTGGCTCCGCGCCGGACAGGCGATGCAGCGCGTCCTGCTCCGCGCCACCCTCGACGGTGTCGTCACGTCCATGACGTCGCAGCCCCTCGAATGGCCCGAACTCCGCTGGACCGCCCGCGACCCCGTCTCCGCGATGGGCCACGTCCACATGATCATGCGTCTCGGCTACGGCCCCGAGGGTCCGCCCACGCCCCGCCGGCCGGCACGAGAGGTGCTCACCATCGTGTGA